The Gouania willdenowi chromosome 20, fGouWil2.1, whole genome shotgun sequence genome window below encodes:
- the gli3 gene encoding transcriptional activator GLI3 — protein sequence METQSQASSAAEKKKRVETIVATKGSSARSDISEKAVASSTTSNEDESAGPPYHRERRNAISSQAPTPSAADRGVNEEPSTSTEERPSLLKKELHGSLPHLSDHALPYRGTLFAMDPRNGYLDSHYPAPQFFPTFHPPVPIDDRHAQGRYIYEPSPVPPLHVPTGLAGSPAFSDISLIRISPQRNPSMGAESPFHPPHPYINPYMDYIRSLHSSPSISVLSATRGLSPADAPHTGLTTAEYYHQMALLAGHRSPYTTDLLPSVASTAGASSASALHMEYLQAMDSSRFSSPRIPSRPSRKRPLPISPLSEHSFDLQTMIRNSPNSLVTMLNNSRSSSSTSGSYGHLSAGAISPALSFAYPPTPVALHVHQQLMGRQPGLVGSAFGHSPPLIHPTPAFATHRPVPGIPPTGLSSSERSAISNDSSQAKPTSESAVSSTGDPMHHKRSKMKPEEELPSPGALSVQDHPDGMTLVKEEGDKDESKHEPEVIYETNCHWENCCREFDTQEQLVQHINNDHIHGEKKEFVCRWEECSREQKPFKAQYMLVVHMRRHTGEKPHKCTFEGCAKAYSRLENLKTHLRSHTGEKPYVCDHEGCNKAFSNASDRAKHQNRTHSNEKPYVCKIPGCTKRYTDPSSLRKHVKTVHGPEAHITKKQRGDYPRPPPQPREPGGHGQGRSPAQLPLGVYTDQRDYNHPTSKQDECLQVKSIKTEKPMTSQPSPSGQSTCSSEQSPVSTYPSSGLQLAVSAGRSPGEGLDEDEEKDDEEVEEECEGEPAPIMDSTISTATAAMLTLQARRSIGRPLRWMEHMKMERLKQVNGTLPRLGPLSPTPPFKGSTVPNIPGKGSCLGRKLALSAPQPPAHTDLGSTELTVLNLLRDRRDSSGSATSSAYLSSSRRSSGISPCFSSRRSSQASQSEGTMAASHHRRLHNLSSTDSYDPISTDASRRSSEASHYGSGTGTGGAGLLSGGGCGGVGGLGMGGGGSRGMLNLTPAQHYHLKAKYAAATGGPPPTPLPNLERMSLMTRMAMMDDGDTNHSLPPLVRPPRYTEDTNGYSSGLGHANYRRRVLYPGEGPLNVNRRASDPVRTQAPEMCSLPPVQRFNSLNNLHPLPPLNHHSTPESRNFSLQNYTRSEVNLQRGLQHSPYTPSIAEHVALEALAMEDNSEPGLLLGDEDILPDDLVQYLHSEVQEDNGSYVHNDDQIGLSQRGPSNHLIGQLDQIHTSGFNMTFAGPNNLQQNQGTERHSPSKLPIQWNEVSSGSVDQSPQRDLIHQSQCGKWSSSTLNKPVSVPFGRFGNMMVQQQVSQEFSNSCAQANQSQSSCCIKLETPTNPCSEMRCTGPNAAERPTFSQTLNGALSQGFKQQASNGPQTQANFEQNQNCSNKVGNTLMHIKPFMDTLPTLSVGAADHHNRMPHAPHPPINGYRNLARFQQYIIPETSKETQSCQNQQKNLQRSDGHCSLAHRVSGLKLEAPDGAYLDQGFGDCLSYEPGSKSSAFPVLEDQCLLDSMAQYDGHDFGSGNSNLLLSPGADQVTSTVDGNVPGSLDEGVTLDFGTILEDGYDQGSLVSGVLSPSILQGLSRTSSRLTTPRISTNFQTVAPGINNMAIGDMSSLLTTLAEESKFLAIMH from the exons GCCTACCGGGCTGGCAGGCAGTCCAGCGTTCTCCGACATCTCCCTTATTCGGATCTCGCCACAACGGAATCCATCCATGGGGGCGGAGTCACCTTTCCACCCACCGCACCCTTACATTAACCCCTACATGGATTACATCCGCTCACTCCACAGCAGCCCCTCTATCTCTGTTCTATCAGCCACCCGGGGCCTCAGTCCAGCAGATG cCCCACACACAGGCCTGACCACAGCTGAGTACTACCACCAAATGGCTCTGCTGGCGGGTCACCGAAGCCCGTACACGACTGACCTCCTCCCATCTGTGGCATCCACGGCTGGAGCCAGCAGCGCCAGCGCCCTGCACATGGAGTATCTGCAGGCCATGGACA GCTCCCGCTTCTCAAGCCCTCGGATCCCATCTCGTCCCAGCAGGAAGCGTCCCCTGCCCATCTCTCCTCTGTCCGAGCACAGCTTTGACCTGCAGACGATGATTCGAAACTCACCGAACTCCCTTGTCACCATGCTTAACAACTCCCGCTCCAGCTCATCCACCAGTGGCTCCTATGGTCACCTCTCTGCCGGAGCCATCAG CCCAGCTTTGAGCTTTGCTTATCCCCCGACTCCAGTGGCTTTGCATGTGCACCAGCAGCTCATGGGCCGTCAGCCGGGCCTCGTCGGCTCTGCGTTCGGCCACAGCCCCCCTCTCATCCACCCGACTCCAGCCTTTGCCACCCATCGACCGGTACCAGGCATCCCTCCTACTGGACTCAGCTCCAGTGAGCGTTCAGCCATCTCCAACGACTCCTCGCAG GCCAAGCCAACCAGCGAATCCGCAGTGAGCAGCACAGGAGACCCAATGCACCACAAGCGCTCCAAAATGAAACCAGAAGAAGAGCTGCCGAGCCCGGGTGCACTGAGTGTCCAG GACCACCCTGATGGGATGACTCTGGTGAAAGAAGAGGGCGACAAGGATGAAAGCAAGCATGAGCCAGAGGTGATTTATGAGACCAACTGTCATTGGGAGAACTGCTGCCGCGAGTTTGACACACAAGAGCAACTTGTACAG CACATCAACAATGACCACATCCACGGAgagaagaaagagtttgtgtgcCGCTGGGAAGAATGCTCTCGGGAGCAGAAGCCGTTCAAGGCGCAGTACATGCTGGTGGTCCACATGCGCAGGCATACAGGAGAAAAACCACACAAGTGCACA TTTGAAGGCTGTGCTAAGGCTTACTCACGTCTGGAGAACCTAAAGACCCACTTACGTTcccacactggagagaaaccgTACGTGTGTGACCATGAAGGCTGCAACAAGGCCTTTTCTAATGCCTCAGACCGAGCCAAGCATCAGAATCGCACACACTCAAATGAG AAACCCTATGTGTGTAAAATCCCAGGATGCACCAAGCGCTACACTGACCCCAGCTCCTTACGCAAGCACGTGAAAACGGTGCACGGGCCTGAGGCGCACATCACTAAGAAACAGCGTGGAGATTACCCACGCCCTCCGCCTCAGCCCAGGGAGCCTGGGGGCCACGGCCAGGGTCGGTCGCCAGCGCAACTGCCCCTGGGTGTGTACACTGACCAAAGGGACTACAACCACCCTACCTCAAAACAAGATGAATGTCTGCAGGTCAAGTCTATCAAGACGGAGAAGCCCATG ACGTCTCAGCCAAGCCCTAGCGGTCAGTCTACATGCAGCAGTGAGCAGTCCCCCGTCAGCACCTATCCCAGCAGTGGACTCCAGCTTGCTGTGAGCGCGGGACGCTCGCCAGGGGAGGGGctggatgaggatgaggagaagGATGacgaggaggtggaggaggagtgcGAGGGTGAGCCAGCCCCCATCATGGACTCCACCATCTCCACAGCCACAGCGGCAATGCTGACCCTGCAGGCAAGGCGAAGCATCGGCCGACCGCTGCGCTGGATGGAGCACATGAAGATGGAGAGGTTGAAGCAGGTGAACGGCACGCTGCCCAGGCTGGGGCCCCTGTCCCCTACACCGCCATTCAAGGGTTCTACAGTGCCCAACATCCCAGGAAAGG GATCTTGCCTGGGCAGAAAGTTGGCGCTGTCTGCACCACAGCCTCCTGCTCACACCGATTTGGGCAGCACAGAGCTAACTGTCCTCAACCTGCTTCGAGACAGGCGTGACAGCAGCGGTAGTGCCACCAGCTCAGCATACCTGAGCAGTAGCCGCCGCTCCTCAGGCATCTCCCCATGCTTCTCCAGTCGACGCTCCAGCCAAGCTTCTCAGAGTGAGGGTACGATGGCGGCCAGCCACCACCGCCGCCTCCACAACCTGAGCTCCACTGACTCCTATGATCCCATCTCCACTGATGCATCTCGCCGGTCTAGTGAGGCCAGTCATTATGGGAGCGGGACAGGAACAGGGGGTGCAGGGCTTCTTTCAGGTGGAGGGTGTGGGGGTGTCGGAGGACTAGGAATGGGAGGCGGAGGATCACGAGGGATGTTAAATTTAACTCCGGCACAGCACTATCACCTTAAAGCCAAGTATGCAGCTGCAACTGGAGGCCCGCCCCCCACACCTTTACCCAACTTGGAACGCATGAGCTTGATGACTCGAATGGCcatgatggatgatggagaCACCAACCACAGTTTACCACCACTTGTAAGGCCTCCTCGTTACACCGAAGACACCAACGGGTACAGCAGTGGTTTAGGCCATGCAAATTACAGAAGGAGGGTCCTCTATCCTGGTGAGGGACCACTGAATGTCAACCGAAGAGCCAGTGATCCAGTGCGAACACAGGCCCCTGAAATGTGTAGTTTGCCCCCAGTGCAACGTTTTAACAGCCTTAATAACCTTCACCCGCTCCCACCTCTGAATCATCACTCCACACCTGAGTCTCGTAACTTCAGCCTACAGAACTACACACGTTCAGAGGTCAACCTGCAGAGAGGCCTGCAGCACTCGCCATACACCCCAAGCATTGCAGAACACGTGGCCTTAGAAGCTCTCGCAATGGAAGATAACAGTGAGCCGGGGCTGTTGCTTGGAGACGAAGATATACTACCAGATGACTTGGTGCAGTATCTCCACTCCGAGGTTCAGGAGGACAATGGCTCATATGTCCACAATGATGACCAGATAGGTCTTAGCCAAAGGGGCCCCTCAAATCACCTAATAGGTCAACTAGATCAGATCCATACTTCAGGATTCAATATGACCtttgctggtccaaacaatctccagcagaaccagggaACTGAGCGGCATAGTCCTAGCAAGCTTCCTATCCAGTGGAATGAAGTAAGCTCCGGTAGTGTTGACCAGTCTCCTCAAAGGGATCTCATCCATCAATCACAGTGTGGAAAGTGGTCCAGCAGCACACTGAATAAGCCTGTGTCCGTACCTTTTGGCAGGTTTGGAAACATGATGGTTCAGCAGCAAGTGTCACAGGAGTTTTCAAACAGCTGTGCCCAGGCTAATCAGTCTCAGAGTTCTTGTTGCATCAAGCTGGAGACACCAACCAATCCTTGCAGTGAGATGAGATGTACTGGTCCCAACGCCGCTGAAAGGCCCACTTTTTCACAAACATTGAACGGGGCTTTGTCTCAGGGCTTTAAACAGCAGGCCTCAAATGGACCCCAAACACAGGCCAACTTTGAACAGAATCAGAACTGCTCAAACAAGGTTGGAAACACATTAATGCATATCAAGCCCTTCATGGACACCCTCCCTACCCTCTCCGTGGGAGCTGCAGATCATCATAATCGGATGCCACATGCCCCTCACCCACCAATAAATGGTTACAGAAACCTGGCGAGATTCCAGCAGTACATCATTCCAGAGACCTCCAAAGAAACTCAGTCATGCcaaaatcagcaaaaaaaccTGCAAAGAAGTGATGGTCACTGCTCTCTTGCACATCGAGTATCTGGACTTAAGCTAGAGGCCCCAGATGGTGCATACCTAGACCAGGGATTTGGTGACTGCCTTTCTTATGAACCCGGATCCAAGTCTTCTGCTTTTCCTGTTCTGGAAGATCAGTGCCTCTTGGATTCCATGGCTCAGTATGACGGACATGATTTTGGCAGTGGGAACTCCAATCTGCTTCTTTCCCCAGGTGCAGACCAGGTGACCAGCACAGTGGATGGCAATGTGCCTGGTAGTCTAGACGAAGGAGTAACCTTGGACTTTGGTACCATCCTTGAGGATGGCTATGACCAGGGCAGCCTGGTCTCTGGGGTTTTGAGTCCCTCGATACTTCAGGGGCTTTCCAGGACCTCTTCACGACTCACCACTCCACGAATATCCACCAACTTTCAAACTGTGGCACCTGGCATCAACAACATGGCCATCGGAGACATGAGCTCTCTCCTCACAACACTTGCTGAAGAGAGCAAGTTCCTGGCTATCATGCATTAG